The following are encoded in a window of Paracoccus seriniphilus genomic DNA:
- the nrdI gene encoding class Ib ribonucleoside-diphosphate reductase assembly flavoprotein NrdI translates to MVGLVYFSSGSGNTARFVAALGLSAMRIPLRSSDPMPMPDRPYVMICPTYADGEGRGAVPKQVIRFLNDEARRAGLRGVIGAGNRNFGQTYALAARVIADKCRVPVLYRFELAGTPTDIARVRDGLKKLQEMECLTV, encoded by the coding sequence ATGGTGGGGCTGGTCTATTTCTCATCGGGATCGGGCAACACCGCCCGCTTTGTGGCGGCCCTGGGGTTGTCGGCAATGCGCATTCCCCTGCGCAGCAGCGATCCGATGCCGATGCCGGACCGGCCCTATGTGATGATCTGCCCCACATATGCCGATGGCGAAGGTCGCGGTGCGGTGCCCAAGCAGGTCATCCGCTTTCTCAATGATGAAGCGCGTCGGGCCGGATTGCGTGGCGTGATCGGCGCGGGCAATCGCAACTTTGGGCAAACCTATGCCTTGGCCGCGCGCGTGATTGCCGATAAATGCCGCGTTCCCGTGTTGTATCGATTCGAACTGGCGGGAACACCAACCGATATTGCCCGTGTCCGCGACGGGCTGAAAAAACTGCAGGAAATGGAATGCTTGACAGTGTGA
- the nrdH gene encoding glutaredoxin-like protein NrdH: MTITVYSKPACVQCTATTRALDARGLNYDIVDLTQDAEAMERVTALGYRQAPVVIAGENHWAGFRPDMIGQLA, encoded by the coding sequence ATGACCATCACCGTCTATTCCAAACCCGCCTGTGTGCAATGCACCGCCACCACCCGTGCTCTTGATGCCCGCGGCCTGAACTACGACATCGTCGATCTGACCCAGGACGCCGAAGCCATGGAGCGGGTGACGGCATTGGGATACCGTCAGGCGCCCGTCGTCATCGCCGGTGAGAACCACTGGGCAGGCTTTCGTCCGGACATGATCGGCCAGTTGGCCTGA